From Leifsonia sp. fls2-241-R2A-40a, one genomic window encodes:
- a CDS encoding spermidine/putrescine ABC transporter substrate-binding protein, producing the protein MKPSNLPQDPMIRQLVQSARASHVTRRGLLAGAGAGAAALALAACSTGGASGKPTAAKDQSASDKALTWANWQAYLDQDDAGKYPTLEAFEKQSGLKVKYDVAVDDNNTYYAKVKDQLALGKDIGADTVCLTDWMIARWIRLGYVQPFDEAKIPNKKNLVKNLQDVDFDPGRKKSLPWQSGFAGICWNKEKLPNGLKSVDDLWKPELKGKVGVLSEMRDTMGLIMLQQGVDISQKFSQADFDKAIETLTKEVNDGQVRNIKGNSYLNDLKSGDTLAAICWSGDITQLNAEAGDNWEFAIPEAGGTLWSDNFVIPIGSSRKANAEKLIDYYYEPEVAAEVAAWVNYITPVEGAKEAATKIDPKLAENQLIFPDEETLAKVKIFHSLTPAEEQRYQADFQKVILGA; encoded by the coding sequence GTGAAACCGAGCAACCTCCCGCAAGACCCGATGATCCGACAGCTCGTGCAGTCCGCTCGGGCGTCGCACGTGACGCGACGTGGGCTCCTCGCCGGAGCAGGAGCGGGAGCCGCCGCGCTCGCCCTCGCCGCCTGCTCCACCGGAGGCGCCTCGGGCAAGCCGACCGCCGCGAAGGATCAGTCCGCGAGCGACAAGGCCCTCACCTGGGCCAACTGGCAGGCCTACCTCGACCAGGACGACGCGGGCAAGTACCCGACGCTCGAGGCGTTCGAGAAGCAGAGCGGCCTGAAGGTGAAGTACGACGTCGCTGTGGACGACAACAACACCTACTACGCCAAGGTGAAGGACCAGCTCGCCCTGGGCAAAGACATCGGAGCGGACACCGTCTGCCTCACCGACTGGATGATCGCACGGTGGATCCGGCTCGGTTACGTCCAGCCGTTCGACGAAGCCAAGATCCCGAACAAGAAGAACCTGGTCAAGAACCTCCAGGACGTCGACTTCGACCCGGGCCGCAAGAAGTCGCTGCCGTGGCAGAGCGGGTTCGCCGGCATCTGCTGGAACAAGGAGAAGCTGCCGAACGGCCTCAAGTCGGTCGACGACCTGTGGAAGCCGGAGCTGAAGGGCAAGGTCGGCGTGCTCAGCGAGATGCGCGACACCATGGGCCTGATCATGCTGCAGCAGGGTGTCGACATCTCGCAGAAGTTCAGCCAGGCCGACTTCGACAAGGCCATCGAGACCCTCACCAAAGAGGTGAACGACGGCCAGGTCCGCAACATCAAGGGCAACTCGTACCTCAACGACCTGAAGTCCGGCGACACCCTGGCGGCCATCTGCTGGTCGGGAGACATCACCCAGCTCAACGCCGAAGCGGGCGACAACTGGGAGTTCGCCATCCCGGAGGCCGGCGGCACCCTGTGGAGCGACAACTTCGTCATCCCGATCGGGTCGTCGCGGAAGGCGAACGCCGAGAAGCTCATCGACTACTACTACGAGCCGGAGGTGGCCGCCGAGGTCGCCGCCTGGGTCAACTACATCACCCCGGTCGAGGGCGCGAAGGAAGCGGCGACGAAGATCGACCCGAAGCTCGCCGAGAACCAGTTGATCTTCCCCGACGAGGAGACCCTCGCCAAGGTGAAGATCTTCCACTCGCTCACGCCGGCCGAAGAGCAGCGGTATCAGGCGGACTTCCAGAAGGTGATCCTGGGGGCCTGA
- the ald gene encoding alanine dehydrogenase: MKVAIPREIKNNEFRVAITPAGVHDLVGAGHEVFVESGAGVGSSIPDELYAGAGATILPDAAATWAAGDLILKVKEPIESEYGYFRRGLVLFTYLHLAADEALTRALIDGGVTAIAYETVQLPSRALPLLAPMSEVAGRLAPIVGANTMLKPNGGPGLLVPGVPGTHPAVVTVLGGGVAGTNAISVAVGLGAEVTVLDTNIQRLRELDALYAGRIKTIASNSFEIDKAVVASDLVIGSVLVPGAKAPKLVTNEMVSRMKPGSVLVDIAVDQGGCFEDSHPTTHADPTFTVHQSVFYCVANMPGAVPHTSTYALTNATLPYARAIANRGWQAALRADASLALGLNVHAGTVTNEGVASAHGLEAASLEDALA; encoded by the coding sequence ATGAAGGTCGCGATCCCCCGCGAGATCAAGAACAACGAGTTCCGGGTGGCGATCACGCCGGCCGGAGTGCACGACCTGGTCGGTGCGGGTCACGAGGTCTTCGTCGAGTCCGGCGCGGGCGTCGGCTCCTCCATCCCCGACGAGCTCTACGCCGGGGCGGGCGCGACCATCCTGCCCGACGCGGCTGCGACGTGGGCGGCCGGCGACCTCATCCTCAAGGTGAAGGAGCCGATCGAGAGCGAGTACGGATACTTCCGTCGCGGTCTGGTGCTCTTCACCTACCTCCACCTCGCGGCGGATGAGGCGCTCACGCGCGCGCTCATCGACGGCGGCGTCACGGCGATCGCCTACGAGACGGTGCAGCTGCCGTCGCGCGCGCTGCCGCTCCTCGCCCCGATGAGCGAGGTCGCCGGGCGCCTCGCGCCGATCGTCGGAGCCAACACGATGCTCAAGCCGAATGGCGGCCCCGGACTGCTCGTCCCCGGCGTCCCCGGCACGCATCCCGCTGTCGTCACCGTGCTGGGCGGCGGGGTCGCCGGAACCAACGCGATCTCGGTCGCGGTCGGCCTCGGCGCCGAGGTCACCGTGCTCGACACCAACATCCAGCGCCTCCGCGAGCTGGACGCGCTCTACGCGGGCCGGATCAAGACGATCGCGTCGAACAGCTTCGAGATCGACAAGGCGGTCGTCGCGTCCGACCTCGTCATCGGCTCGGTGCTCGTGCCCGGGGCGAAGGCGCCGAAGCTCGTCACCAACGAGATGGTCTCCCGGATGAAGCCGGGCAGCGTGCTCGTCGACATCGCCGTCGATCAGGGCGGCTGCTTCGAGGACTCGCACCCCACCACCCACGCCGACCCGACGTTCACGGTCCACCAGTCGGTGTTCTACTGCGTCGCCAACATGCCCGGCGCGGTCCCCCACACCTCCACGTACGCGCTGACCAACGCCACGCTGCCGTACGCGCGCGCCATCGCCAACCGGGGCTGGCAGGCGGCGCTTCGCGCGGACGCGTCGCTCGCCCTCGGCCTCAACGTGCACGCGGGCACGGTCACCAACGAGGGCGTCGCCTCCGCGCACGGCCTCGAGGCCGCCTCCCTCGAGGACGCCCTGGCCTGA
- a CDS encoding zinc-ribbon domain-containing protein, which produces MNCRVCGAELAQGTLFCPMCGSSVTSSRVRAPELADSRPSDTSILSDRLAERPPAPAMAGRFPDALELDEDGLPPTQAMTIIPVETAPPARPAAHRSFTLSFSTGDIVEVSGSGLVGRRPITQPGEHVDQLVIVSDPGRSVSKTHLEFGLEGDELWICDRYSGNGTVAHPLGGVARQCEAGRRYRVTRGTRVEIGDHWFDVS; this is translated from the coding sequence ATGAACTGTCGCGTGTGCGGTGCAGAGCTGGCGCAGGGCACCCTGTTCTGCCCGATGTGCGGCAGTTCGGTGACGTCGTCGCGCGTCCGCGCGCCGGAACTCGCCGATTCGCGCCCCTCCGACACGTCCATCCTCTCGGACCGGCTCGCCGAGCGTCCGCCCGCACCGGCGATGGCCGGGCGGTTCCCGGATGCCCTGGAACTCGACGAGGACGGGCTGCCTCCCACCCAGGCGATGACGATCATCCCGGTCGAGACGGCGCCGCCCGCGCGTCCGGCCGCCCACCGCTCGTTCACGCTCAGCTTCTCCACCGGCGACATCGTGGAGGTGTCGGGTTCCGGCCTCGTCGGCCGGCGGCCGATCACGCAGCCGGGGGAGCACGTAGACCAGCTCGTGATCGTGTCCGACCCCGGACGAAGCGTGTCCAAGACGCACCTCGAGTTCGGCCTGGAGGGCGACGAGCTGTGGATCTGCGACCGGTACTCCGGCAACGGCACGGTCGCGCATCCCCTCGGCGGCGTCGCCCGCCAGTGCGAGGCCGGCCGCCGCTACCGCGTCACCCGGGGCACCCGCGTGGAGATCGGCGACCACTGGTTCGACGTCTCCTGA
- a CDS encoding transglutaminase domain-containing protein, with product MPARRPVRALIDVAFALAAVALGAWSFWPIYQSSAFLLMLVVTLVAGTLVGVLGWAFRLPSIAVAGLIVLVYLGLGVQLAVPSEAGAGGLLPTGAGFIDLVQGTWLSWKQLVTISLPVGSYQALLVPAFLLTLLTTVLTVTIALRSSRPELAAIPPVLLLVAGILLGSSVASLPLALLFALFIVLLAWLIRFRLQRRAASIRSLREQSGLLVESRSERRSTALLTTAGATVMLVAAAGAGIAAAALIPPQGERDVVRTAVEQPFDPRQYPSPLSGFRSYLEPDRSEEPMLSVAGLPADRRLRIATLDTYDGVTYAVGSGDVTSASGSFTRVPYRIDQSATTGRKASTTVVVRAYRGPWLPGAGQLEQVDFAGPDAGRLSGAFFYNDVTGTGAVTTSLRSGDMYTEETVVKPLLSAAQLEKVQPGSDSVPRPSVIPDELQSALQKYTAGVSGAGEKLAAALRGLAQDGYISHGIGPGEPASRSGHGADRITELLTAVPMLGDQEQYAVTAALMARQLGFPARVVVGFVAPRDAGSNVTFVGSDISAWIEVQTTSGWVTVDPNPPIRPVPPKQPDQPTQISRPQTNVQPPVDDNPQRNDEPPQAQVDPANQPHPDPALEGLLAVLTIVGWTLLVLALVASPFLAVLAAKWRRRTLRRRAPTARERIVGGWREFADSAVDHGYDAPPAATRVEFAETIGGSRANALAKVADRATFSGVAPTPAEAESVWKAVDDLRAQLAKRDTRWKRLLAAVSLRSLGYRGRRNGRGSDR from the coding sequence ATGCCCGCCCGTCGCCCCGTCCGCGCCCTCATCGACGTCGCCTTCGCCCTGGCGGCCGTCGCCCTGGGCGCCTGGTCGTTCTGGCCGATCTACCAGTCGTCCGCGTTCCTCCTGATGCTCGTGGTGACGCTGGTGGCCGGCACCCTGGTGGGCGTCCTCGGGTGGGCGTTCCGGCTCCCGAGCATCGCCGTGGCCGGGCTCATCGTGCTCGTCTACCTCGGACTCGGCGTCCAGCTCGCCGTGCCCTCGGAGGCGGGCGCCGGAGGCCTGCTGCCCACCGGCGCGGGGTTCATCGACCTCGTCCAGGGGACCTGGCTCAGCTGGAAGCAGCTGGTGACCATCAGCCTCCCGGTGGGGTCGTACCAAGCGCTCCTCGTACCCGCGTTCCTCCTGACGCTATTGACGACAGTGCTGACCGTCACGATCGCGCTGCGGTCGTCCCGGCCGGAGCTGGCGGCGATCCCGCCCGTTCTCCTGCTGGTCGCGGGCATCCTGCTCGGCTCGTCCGTCGCCTCCCTTCCTCTCGCACTGCTCTTCGCCCTGTTCATCGTGCTGCTGGCGTGGCTCATCCGGTTCCGCCTGCAGCGGCGGGCCGCATCCATCCGGTCCCTGCGCGAGCAGAGCGGCCTGCTCGTCGAGTCCCGCAGCGAGCGCCGATCGACCGCCCTGCTGACGACCGCGGGGGCGACGGTCATGCTCGTCGCGGCAGCCGGGGCCGGTATCGCCGCCGCCGCGCTCATCCCGCCGCAGGGCGAGCGGGATGTGGTGCGCACGGCCGTCGAGCAGCCGTTCGACCCGCGTCAGTATCCCAGCCCGCTGAGCGGGTTCCGCTCCTATCTAGAGCCCGACAGATCCGAGGAGCCTATGCTGTCGGTCGCCGGGCTTCCGGCCGACCGGCGCCTCCGCATCGCCACCCTCGACACCTACGACGGCGTGACCTACGCCGTGGGCAGCGGCGACGTGACCAGCGCCTCAGGCTCGTTCACGCGCGTCCCGTACCGGATCGACCAGAGCGCGACGACCGGCAGGAAGGCGTCGACGACCGTGGTCGTGCGCGCCTACCGCGGACCATGGCTGCCCGGAGCGGGCCAGCTGGAGCAGGTCGACTTCGCCGGACCCGACGCCGGCCGCCTCTCCGGCGCGTTCTTCTACAACGACGTCACCGGGACCGGTGCGGTGACCACGTCGCTCCGCAGCGGCGATATGTACACCGAGGAGACGGTCGTGAAGCCGCTGCTCTCGGCCGCGCAACTCGAGAAGGTGCAGCCGGGCAGCGACTCGGTCCCGCGGCCGAGCGTGATCCCGGACGAGCTGCAGTCCGCGCTGCAGAAGTACACGGCGGGGGTGTCCGGCGCGGGAGAGAAGCTCGCGGCGGCGCTGCGCGGTCTCGCGCAGGACGGCTACATCAGCCACGGGATCGGGCCCGGCGAGCCCGCGAGCCGGTCCGGCCACGGAGCGGACCGCATCACCGAGCTGCTCACCGCAGTGCCGATGCTCGGGGACCAGGAGCAGTACGCGGTCACCGCCGCGCTCATGGCGCGGCAGCTGGGGTTCCCGGCCCGTGTGGTCGTCGGGTTCGTCGCGCCGCGCGACGCGGGCTCCAACGTCACGTTCGTCGGCTCGGACATCTCCGCGTGGATCGAGGTGCAGACCACCTCCGGCTGGGTCACCGTCGACCCGAACCCGCCGATCCGTCCGGTCCCGCCGAAGCAGCCGGATCAGCCGACGCAGATCTCGCGTCCGCAGACCAACGTGCAGCCGCCGGTCGACGACAACCCGCAGCGGAACGACGAGCCGCCGCAGGCGCAGGTCGACCCGGCGAACCAGCCGCACCCCGACCCCGCGCTGGAGGGACTGCTCGCGGTGCTGACGATCGTCGGCTGGACCCTGCTCGTCCTGGCGCTCGTCGCATCACCGTTCCTCGCCGTGCTGGCCGCCAAGTGGCGCCGCCGCACCCTCCGGCGGCGCGCGCCGACCGCACGGGAGCGGATCGTGGGCGGCTGGCGCGAGTTCGCGGACTCCGCCGTCGACCACGGCTACGACGCGCCGCCCGCCGCGACGCGCGTCGAGTTCGCCGAGACCATCGGCGGATCCCGCGCGAACGCGCTCGCCAAGGTCGCCGACCGCGCCACGTTCAGCGGTGTCGCACCGACGCCCGCCGAGGCGGAATCGGTGTGGAAGGCGGTCGACGACCTGCGCGCGCAGCTCGCCAAGCGCGACACGCGCTGGAAGCGGCTCCTAGCGGCGGTCTCGCTGCGTTCCCTCGGCTACCGTGGGAGACGGAACGGAAGGGGATCGGACCGATGA
- a CDS encoding DUF58 domain-containing protein: protein MTTTVTRSQTELTNARARIVGEREGLLADAIVWVVRTSGTAGRAIAAVAGRVGAVVTALGWSMLVLAVLALTAGYVWNWVEAVVAGWTALALLIVASGYLIGRTAYDVGLSLPANRVVVGDRAPGEVAIRNPLRRRLPGVRVEVPVGHGLAEFAAPSLSAGEEHSDVFVVPTTRRGIVPIGPVRMVRADPIGLLRREVVWADSLDLFVHPRTIAIPSMSTGFVRDLEGSPTRDLTSSDIAFHALREYVPGDERRYIHWKSTAKTGSYMVRQFEETRRSHLLVALSLSAADYATEEEFELAVSVTGSLGVRAMLDSRTVSVVASAETPEFAKRMLFSARRLSTVNRGRLLDDLAGVETAESALRLPELAQVAADDSAGISIAFLICGSTPTASQLRAAAAHFPLGVDVVSIVCDEGAVPSLRRVADLSVLTIGYLEDLQRSLAKRLAT, encoded by the coding sequence GTGACCACCACCGTCACCCGTTCGCAGACCGAGCTGACCAACGCGCGCGCCCGTATCGTCGGCGAGCGCGAAGGGTTGCTCGCGGACGCGATCGTCTGGGTGGTCCGCACCTCCGGCACCGCTGGGCGCGCCATAGCCGCGGTCGCCGGCCGGGTGGGCGCGGTCGTCACCGCGCTGGGCTGGTCGATGCTGGTCCTCGCCGTGCTCGCGCTGACCGCCGGGTACGTCTGGAACTGGGTGGAGGCGGTGGTCGCCGGATGGACGGCGCTCGCGCTGCTCATCGTCGCGTCGGGGTATCTGATCGGCCGCACCGCCTACGACGTCGGTCTCTCCCTGCCGGCGAACCGTGTGGTGGTCGGAGACCGCGCGCCCGGCGAGGTCGCCATCCGCAATCCGCTGCGGCGCCGCCTCCCCGGCGTCCGGGTCGAGGTCCCGGTCGGACACGGCCTGGCCGAGTTCGCCGCGCCGTCCCTGTCCGCGGGCGAGGAGCATTCCGACGTCTTCGTCGTGCCGACGACCCGTCGCGGCATCGTGCCGATCGGCCCCGTGCGCATGGTCCGGGCCGACCCCATCGGCCTGCTGCGCCGCGAGGTGGTCTGGGCCGACTCGCTCGACCTGTTCGTGCACCCGCGCACCATCGCCATCCCGAGCATGAGCACCGGATTCGTCCGCGACCTGGAGGGGTCCCCGACGCGCGACCTGACCTCCAGCGACATCGCCTTCCACGCGCTGCGCGAGTACGTCCCCGGTGACGAGCGCCGCTACATCCACTGGAAGTCGACGGCGAAGACCGGCAGCTACATGGTGCGGCAGTTCGAGGAGACGCGGCGCAGCCACCTCCTGGTCGCGCTCAGCCTGTCGGCCGCCGACTACGCGACGGAGGAGGAGTTCGAGCTCGCCGTCAGCGTGACCGGTTCGCTCGGGGTGCGCGCGATGCTCGACTCGCGCACCGTGTCGGTCGTCGCGAGTGCGGAGACACCGGAGTTCGCCAAGCGGATGCTGTTCAGCGCCCGGCGGCTGAGCACCGTGAACCGCGGCCGGCTGCTCGACGACCTCGCCGGCGTGGAGACCGCCGAGTCGGCGCTCCGCCTGCCGGAACTGGCGCAGGTCGCCGCCGACGATTCCGCCGGGATCTCGATCGCGTTCCTGATCTGCGGCTCGACGCCGACCGCCTCGCAGCTGCGCGCCGCGGCAGCGCACTTCCCGCTGGGGGTGGATGTCGTGTCCATCGTCTGCGACGAGGGCGCGGTGCCCTCGCTGCGCCGGGTGGCCGACCTGAGCGTCCTCACCATCGGCTACCTGGAGGACCTCCAGCGCAGCCTCGCGAAACGGCTGGCCACCTGA
- a CDS encoding MoxR family ATPase has protein sequence MTMTPEQAGWFSGVFERLVGNIDRVLLGKSAVIRLALTALFSEGHLLLEDFPGTGKTSLARAIAESVRGTSNRLQFTPDLLPGDITGVNIYDQRSGAFEFHRGPIFANIVLADEINRASPKTQSALLEVMEEQQVTVDGVRHSVGAPFMVIATQNPIEQAGTYRLPEAQLDRFLMKASIGYPDHEATLRILEGSERKAHEIVVPEVISASTVVEMGTMARGVHVDPTINDYVSRLVEASRTADEIRLGVSVRGALALLRAAKTMAAASGRYYVTPDDVKALAEPVLAHRLVLDPEAEFEGVSASSVIGQLLIETPPPSDRAAV, from the coding sequence ATGACGATGACCCCCGAACAGGCCGGTTGGTTCTCCGGAGTGTTCGAGCGCCTCGTCGGGAACATCGACCGTGTGCTGCTCGGCAAGTCCGCTGTGATCCGCCTCGCGCTGACCGCGTTGTTCAGCGAGGGCCACCTGCTGCTCGAAGACTTCCCGGGAACAGGCAAGACGTCGCTCGCGCGCGCCATCGCCGAGAGCGTGCGCGGCACGAGCAACCGCCTGCAGTTCACCCCGGACCTCCTCCCGGGCGACATCACGGGCGTGAACATCTACGACCAGCGGTCCGGCGCCTTCGAGTTCCACCGCGGCCCGATCTTCGCGAACATCGTCCTGGCCGACGAGATCAACCGCGCCAGCCCGAAGACGCAGTCCGCCCTGCTCGAGGTGATGGAGGAGCAGCAGGTCACCGTCGACGGTGTCCGCCACTCCGTCGGCGCCCCGTTCATGGTGATCGCCACGCAGAACCCCATCGAGCAGGCGGGAACGTACCGGCTTCCGGAGGCGCAGCTCGACCGCTTCCTCATGAAGGCGTCCATCGGATACCCGGACCACGAGGCGACCCTGCGCATCCTCGAGGGGTCGGAGCGCAAAGCCCACGAGATCGTCGTCCCGGAGGTCATCTCCGCCAGCACCGTCGTCGAGATGGGCACGATGGCGCGCGGCGTCCACGTCGACCCGACGATCAACGACTACGTCTCACGACTGGTCGAGGCCAGCCGCACGGCCGACGAGATCCGCCTCGGCGTGAGCGTCCGCGGCGCGCTGGCGCTGCTGCGGGCGGCGAAGACCATGGCCGCCGCCTCCGGCCGCTACTACGTGACGCCCGACGATGTGAAGGCCCTCGCGGAGCCCGTGCTCGCCCACCGCCTCGTGCTCGACCCGGAGGCCGAGTTCGAGGGCGTCAGCGCGTCGAGCGTCATCGGCCAGCTGCTGATCGAGACCCCGCCGCCCAGCGATCGGGCCGCCGTGTGA